A genome region from Arachis duranensis cultivar V14167 chromosome 6, aradu.V14167.gnm2.J7QH, whole genome shotgun sequence includes the following:
- the LOC107491771 gene encoding uncharacterized protein LOC107491771, with protein MAQEAALMAMESQVNNASSTKKRSVRNDKLLLDDYIHFLRSRHSLDLTMCQLNQIIRIHGFKKIHHAPKKVLVDAVNSLDLVNLSRSTLHSSVVSAFAVLTVEDAIADLNELNWQECCVTSLEKLCSSNNNHKFLFPPSSSDPHHSRLQFANHLQVAPKRKISGSGDGDETCCGGRELISEAFRSGMRPAKMVPRRKRSGAHAPSGAVCALSATAVFVYKDTKTEHRDIVFRDIEFVYFVPILTGRT; from the exons ATGGCACAAGAAGCAGCATTGATGGCCATGGAGTCTCAGGTGAACAACGCCAGCTCCACAAAAAAGCGATCAGTGAGGAATGACAAGCTTCTCCTCGACGATTACATCCATTTCCTTCGCTCTCGCCATTCCCTCGACCTCACCATGTGTCAACTCAATCAG ATCATTCGCATTCACGGCTTCAAGAAGATACACCACGCTCCCAAG AAGGTGTTGGTGGACGCGGTGAACTCGCTCGATCTCGTGAACCTATCGCGCTCCACGCTCCACAGTAGCGTCGTCTCAGCGTTCGCGGTTCTTACGGTGGAGGACGCCATTGCCGATCTCAACGAGCTCAACTGGCAAGAGTGCTGCGTCACTTCGTTGGAGAAACTctgcagcagcaacaacaaccacAAATTCCTCTTTCCTCCTTCATCCTCCGATCCTCACCATAGCCGCCTCCAGTTCGCGAACCACTTGCAGGTTGCGCCGAAAAGGAAGATCAGTGGCAGCGGTGACGGCGACGAAACGTGCTGCGGCGGCAGAGAACTCATCTCCGAGGCTTTTCGCAGCGGCATGCGACCGGCGAAGATGGTACCTAGGCGTAAGAGGAGCGGCGCTCATGCTCCTTCTGGTGCTGTATGCGCCTTATCCGCGACT GCTGTCTTTGTTTATAAAGACACTAAGACAGAACATAGAGATATTGTGTTTAGAGATATTGAATTTGTGTATTTTGTGCCTATATTAACAGGAAGGACATAG
- the LOC107491835 gene encoding uncharacterized protein LOC107491835 isoform X1, translating into MVREVSESCLDSLLTEVVSCYCNRFYPNKHDLAARRIEAIGYQVGHQLSERYTMERPRFNDHLEAIKFICKDFWLELFKKHVDNLRTNHRGTFVLQDNKFCWLARMSIDPFADSGKSPEDITSPTAGNKATHAMKMHLYFSCGILRGFLSNLGILCAVSADILTLPTCAYFSLSHTYTEITLCIYHPY; encoded by the exons ATGGTTAGAGAAGTTTCAGAGAGTTGTTTGGATAGCCTGTTGACGGAAGTGGTTTCGTGCTATTGCAACCGATTCTACCCTAATAAGCATGATCTTGCTGCTCGCAGGATCGAGGCTATTGGATACCAGGTTGGTCACCAGCTCTCTGAAAG GTACACCATGGAGCGGCCACGATTCAATGATCATCTGGAAGCCATCAAGTTCATTTGCAAGGATTTTTGGCTTGAGCTCTTTAAGAAGCATGTAGACAACTTGAGGACAAACCATAGG GGTACCTTTGTATTGCAAGATAATAAATTTTGCTGGCTTGCACGCATGTCAATTGATCCATTTGCTGATAGTGGTAAGTCACCCGAAGATATTACCTCTCCTACAGCTGGAAACAAGGCAACACATGCAATGAAGATGCATCTTTATTTCTCGTGTGGCATCCTTAGGGGATTTCTTTCAAACTTGGGAATTCTTTGTGCAGTTTCTGCAGATATATTAACCCTTCCAACATGTGCGtacttctctctctcacacacataTACAGAGATAACCTT GTGCATTTATCATCCGTATTAA
- the LOC107491835 gene encoding uncharacterized protein LOC107491835 isoform X2, translating into MVREVSESCLDSLLTEVVSCYCNRFYPNKHDLAARRIEAIGYQVGHQLSERYTMERPRFNDHLEAIKFICKDFWLELFKKHVDNLRTNHRGTFVLQDNKFCWLARMSIDPFADSGKSPEDITSPTAGNKATHAMKMHLYFSCGILRGFLSNLGILCAVSADILTLPTCAYFSLSHTYTEITL; encoded by the exons ATGGTTAGAGAAGTTTCAGAGAGTTGTTTGGATAGCCTGTTGACGGAAGTGGTTTCGTGCTATTGCAACCGATTCTACCCTAATAAGCATGATCTTGCTGCTCGCAGGATCGAGGCTATTGGATACCAGGTTGGTCACCAGCTCTCTGAAAG GTACACCATGGAGCGGCCACGATTCAATGATCATCTGGAAGCCATCAAGTTCATTTGCAAGGATTTTTGGCTTGAGCTCTTTAAGAAGCATGTAGACAACTTGAGGACAAACCATAGG GGTACCTTTGTATTGCAAGATAATAAATTTTGCTGGCTTGCACGCATGTCAATTGATCCATTTGCTGATAGTGGTAAGTCACCCGAAGATATTACCTCTCCTACAGCTGGAAACAAGGCAACACATGCAATGAAGATGCATCTTTATTTCTCGTGTGGCATCCTTAGGGGATTTCTTTCAAACTTGGGAATTCTTTGTGCAGTTTCTGCAGATATATTAACCCTTCCAACATGTGCGtacttctctctctcacacacataTACAGAGATAACCTTGTAA
- the LOC107491835 gene encoding uncharacterized protein LOC107491835 isoform X3 has translation MVREVSESCLDSLLTEVVSCYCNRFYPNKHDLAARRIEAIGYQVGHQLSERYTMERPRFNDHLEAIKFICKDFWLELFKKHVDNLRTNHRGTFVLQDNKFCWLARMSIDPFADSGKSPEDITSPTAGNKATHAMKMHLYFSCGILRGFLSNLGILCAVSADILTLPTCAFIIRIKA, from the exons ATGGTTAGAGAAGTTTCAGAGAGTTGTTTGGATAGCCTGTTGACGGAAGTGGTTTCGTGCTATTGCAACCGATTCTACCCTAATAAGCATGATCTTGCTGCTCGCAGGATCGAGGCTATTGGATACCAGGTTGGTCACCAGCTCTCTGAAAG GTACACCATGGAGCGGCCACGATTCAATGATCATCTGGAAGCCATCAAGTTCATTTGCAAGGATTTTTGGCTTGAGCTCTTTAAGAAGCATGTAGACAACTTGAGGACAAACCATAGG GGTACCTTTGTATTGCAAGATAATAAATTTTGCTGGCTTGCACGCATGTCAATTGATCCATTTGCTGATAGTGGTAAGTCACCCGAAGATATTACCTCTCCTACAGCTGGAAACAAGGCAACACATGCAATGAAGATGCATCTTTATTTCTCGTGTGGCATCCTTAGGGGATTTCTTTCAAACTTGGGAATTCTTTGTGCAGTTTCTGCAGATATATTAACCCTTCCAACAT GTGCATTTATCATCCGTATTAAAGCTTGA
- the LOC107491914 gene encoding pentatricopeptide repeat-containing protein At4g13650 produces MVSMNRTRLRLWYIKFLPHSIFQRLYLPFKNPTIQTFVSQAAVDLTSQYSTQPSISYSNLLSQCVATKSLHLGMVVHAHMIKFGFSNNQSLKNHLVTMYSKCHHFGVARKLVDQSAEPDLVSWSALISGFVQNGLVNEALSALSDMCMLGVKCNEFTFPSVLKACSIKKDLNMGKKVHGMTVVTGFDSDGFVANALVVMYAKCGQLGESRRLFGTIEERNVVLWNALFSCYMQSDFYVEAVDMFKDMVQRGVRPNEFSLSIILNACAGLRDGGLGRMLHGILLKLGHDSDQFSKNALVDMYAKAGESKDAVAVFREIKHPDIVSWNAVIAGCVLHECNDLALMLLEEMKSSGTCPNLFTFSSALKCCAAMGLKDLGRQLHSSLLKMDTNSDLFSAVGLIDMYSKCEMMDDARIAFELMPKKDIIAWNALISGYSLCGDDLEAVSLFAKLHHEDTDFNQTTLSTVLKSVATLMAIKMCKQLHALSIKYGIYSDFYVINSLLDGYGKCNYIGEASKIFEERTWEDLVAYTSMITAYSQYGDGEEALKLYLQMQHADIKPDAFVCSSLLNACSNLSAYEQGKQLHVHTIKFGFMSDIFASNSLVNMYAKCGSIEDAGRAFSEIPKRGTVSWSAMIGGLAQHGQGKQALQLFSQMLEDGVPPNHITLVSVLCACNHCGLVSEGKQYFETMEEKFGIKPTQEHYACMIDLLGRSGKLNEAMELVNSISFEADASVWGALLGAARIHKNLLQRLENL; encoded by the coding sequence ATGGTGTCAATGAACAGAACCCGTCTAAGGCTTTGGTATATTAAATTTTTGCCTCACTCAATTTTCCAACGCTTGTACCTCCCGTTCAAGAACCCAACCATTCAAACCTTTGTTTCACAAGCCGCTGTAGATTTAACATCTCAATACTCCACACAACCCTCAATATCCTACTCCAACCTGTTGTCTCAATGTGTTGCCACCAAGTCCCTCCATTTAGGCATGGTGGTCCATGCCCATATGATCAAATTTGGGTTTTCCAACAACCAAAGCCTAAAGAACCACCTTGTGACAATGTATTCCAAGTGTCACCATTTTGGGGTTGCCCGTAAGTTGGTTGATCAAAGTGCTGAACCAGATTTGGTTTCTTGGTCTGCTTTAATATCTGGCTTTGTGCAGAATGGGCTTGTTAATGAAGCCCTTTCAGCCTTGAGTGACATGTGCATGTTGGGTGTTAAGTGCAATGAGTTCACATTCCCTAGCGTCCTTAAGGCATGCTCCATCAAGAAGGACTTGAACATGGGCAAGAAGGTTCATGGGATGACTGTGGTGACAGGTTTTGATTCTGATGGCTTTGTTGCTAATGCTTTGGTTGTTATGTATGCTAAGTGTGGGCAGCTAGGTGAGTCTAGGAGATTATTTGGCACAATAGAGGAAAGAAATGTTGTTTTGTGGAATGCCTTGTTCTCTTGTTATATGCAGAGTGATTTCTATGTCGAAGCAGTGGATATGTTCAAGGACATGGTTCAGAGAGGAGTGAGGCCTAATGAGTTTAGCCTTTCGATCATATTGAATGCCTGTGCTGGACTGCGGGATGGTGGTCTAGGAAGGATGCTTCATGGGATTTTGCTGAAGTTGGGACATGATTCAGATCAATTTTCCAAAAATGCATTAGTTGACATGTATGCAAAAGCTGGGGAGAGTAAAGATGCTGTTGCTGTTTTTCGAGAAATTAAGCACCCTGATATTGTGTCTTGGAATGCAGTTATTGCTGGTTGTGTTCTTCATGAGTGTAATGATTTAGCTTTGATGCTTTTGGAGGAGATGAAAAGCTCTGGAACTTGTCCTAATTTGTTTACCTTCTCGAGTGCTCTAAAGTGCTGTGCTGCAATGGGGTTGAAGGATTTGGGCAGGCAGTTACATTCTAGTTTGTTAAAGATGGATACTAATTCAGATTTATTTTCTGCAGTTGGGCTAATAGACATGTATTCAAAGTGTGAAATGATGGATGATGCTAGAATAGCTTTTGAACTGATGCCAAAGAAGGATATCATTGCATGGAATGCTTTGATTTCTGGTTACTCACTTTGTGGTGATGACTTAGAAGCAGTCTCCCTTTTTGCTAAATTGCATCATGAGGATACAGATTTCAACCAAACTACTTTATCAACTGTTCTCAAATCCGTTGCCACCTTGATGGCAATTAAGATGTGCAAGCAACTTCATGCACTTTCCATCAAATATGGAATTTATTCTGATTTCTATGTAATAAACAGCCTACTAGATGGATACGGAAAGTGTAACTACATAGGTGAAGCttcaaaaatatttgaagaacgAACTTGGGAAGATTTGGTGGCTTACACATCAATGATAACAGCATATTCTCAATACGGGGATGGAGAGGAGGCTTTGAAGCTATATCTGCAAATGCAACATGCAGATATCAAGCCAGATGCATTTGTCTGCAGTTCTCTTTTAAATGCTTGTTCAAATCTGTCTGCGTATGAACAAGGGAAACAATTACATGTCCATACCATCAAGTTTGGATTTATGTCTGATATTTTTGCAAGCAATTCCCTGGTTAATATGTATGCAAAATGTGGAAGCATAGAAGATGCTGGTCGCGCCTTTTCTGAGATACCAAAGAGGGGAACAGTCTCATGGTCTGCAATGATTGGGGGGTTGGCTCAACATGGCCAAGGTAAACAGGCTCTTCAGTTGTTCAGTCAAATGCTTGAAGATGGTGTGCCGCCCAATCATATTACTTTAGTAAGTGTTCTTTGTGCATGTAATCATTGTGGTTTGGTAAGTGAGGGAAAGCAGTATTTTGAAACAATGGAAGAAAAATTTGGTATTAAACCTACACAAGAGCATTATGCTTGTATGATTGATCTACTTGGACGATCAGGGAAATTGAATGAAGCAATGGAACTCGTAAATTCCATTTCATTTGAAGCTGATGCCTCAGTTTGGGGGGCGCTTCTTGGAGCAGCAAGAATCCATAAAAACTTGTTGCAAAGGTTAGAAAACTTATGA
- the LOC107491915 gene encoding SKP1-like protein 11 isoform X1, with translation MELLCIRQWISGLLPTVILDLLIEIMSIKEKWLSAWCIKPVGGALVRQEPEYILLALMGSPLKKIMLCSSEKEIFSVEEQVMVQHSVIINNMIEDGSYNHEESKIPLDCVDSKTLKKVIDYCTHHTHHHNDNQEDLEAWDAQFLNVDSNGLYDLLMAANYLEIRNLLDLIYGTIKNMIKGKKIDEIRRIFNIKDHGFTPEEEEQNRKEYPHFY, from the exons ATGGAGCTTTTGTGCATCAGACAATGGATAAGTGGCCTTCTTCCAACCGTGA TTCTTGATTTACTAATTGAAATCATGTCAATTAAAGAGAAGTGGCTTAGTGCATGGTGCATAAAACCTGTTGGTGGAGCACTTGTTAGGCAGGAACCAGAATATATCTTACTAGCCT tgaTGGGTTCGCCGTTGAAGAAGATCATGCTATGCAGTTCGGAAAAGGAGATTTTCAGTGTGGAAGAACAAGTGATGGTGCAACATTCGGTGATCATAAACAACATGATTGAAGATGGGTCGTACAACCATGAAGAGAGCAAGATTCCATTGGATTGCGTCGACTCCAAGACTCTCAAGAAGGTCATCGATTATTGTACACACCACACTCACCACCACAACGACAACCAAGAAGATCTTGAGGCTTGGGATGCTCAATTTCTCAATGTTGATTCTAACGGCCTTTATGATTTGTTGATG GCAGCAAATTATCTTGAGATTAGAAATCTCTTGGATCTGATATACggaactataaaaaatatgataaagggaaagaaaatagaTGAGATACGCAGAATCTTCAACATCAAAGATCATGGCTTCACTCCTGAAGAGGAAGAACAAAATCGCAAGGAGTACCCACATTTTTATTAG
- the LOC107491915 gene encoding SKP1-like protein 11 isoform X3, with the protein MELLCIRQWISGLLPTVKKWLSAWCIKPVGGALVRQEPEYILLALMGSPLKKIMLCSSEKEIFSVEEQVMVQHSVIINNMIEDGSYNHEESKIPLDCVDSKTLKKVIDYCTHHTHHHNDNQEDLEAWDAQFLNVDSNGLYDLLMAANYLEIRNLLDLIYGTIKNMIKGKKIDEIRRIFNIKDHGFTPEEEEQNRKEYPHFY; encoded by the exons ATGGAGCTTTTGTGCATCAGACAATGGATAAGTGGCCTTCTTCCAACCGTGA AGAAGTGGCTTAGTGCATGGTGCATAAAACCTGTTGGTGGAGCACTTGTTAGGCAGGAACCAGAATATATCTTACTAGCCT tgaTGGGTTCGCCGTTGAAGAAGATCATGCTATGCAGTTCGGAAAAGGAGATTTTCAGTGTGGAAGAACAAGTGATGGTGCAACATTCGGTGATCATAAACAACATGATTGAAGATGGGTCGTACAACCATGAAGAGAGCAAGATTCCATTGGATTGCGTCGACTCCAAGACTCTCAAGAAGGTCATCGATTATTGTACACACCACACTCACCACCACAACGACAACCAAGAAGATCTTGAGGCTTGGGATGCTCAATTTCTCAATGTTGATTCTAACGGCCTTTATGATTTGTTGATG GCAGCAAATTATCTTGAGATTAGAAATCTCTTGGATCTGATATACggaactataaaaaatatgataaagggaaagaaaatagaTGAGATACGCAGAATCTTCAACATCAAAGATCATGGCTTCACTCCTGAAGAGGAAGAACAAAATCGCAAGGAGTACCCACATTTTTATTAG
- the LOC107491915 gene encoding SKP1-like protein 11 isoform X6 produces MELLCIRQWISGLLPTVMMGSPLKKIMLCSSEKEIFSVEEQVMVQHSVIINNMIEDGSYNHEESKIPLDCVDSKTLKKVIDYCTHHTHHHNDNQEDLEAWDAQFLNVDSNGLYDLLMAANYLEIRNLLDLIYGTIKNMIKGKKIDEIRRIFNIKDHGFTPEEEEQNRKEYPHFY; encoded by the exons ATGGAGCTTTTGTGCATCAGACAATGGATAAGTGGCCTTCTTCCAACCGTGA tgaTGGGTTCGCCGTTGAAGAAGATCATGCTATGCAGTTCGGAAAAGGAGATTTTCAGTGTGGAAGAACAAGTGATGGTGCAACATTCGGTGATCATAAACAACATGATTGAAGATGGGTCGTACAACCATGAAGAGAGCAAGATTCCATTGGATTGCGTCGACTCCAAGACTCTCAAGAAGGTCATCGATTATTGTACACACCACACTCACCACCACAACGACAACCAAGAAGATCTTGAGGCTTGGGATGCTCAATTTCTCAATGTTGATTCTAACGGCCTTTATGATTTGTTGATG GCAGCAAATTATCTTGAGATTAGAAATCTCTTGGATCTGATATACggaactataaaaaatatgataaagggaaagaaaatagaTGAGATACGCAGAATCTTCAACATCAAAGATCATGGCTTCACTCCTGAAGAGGAAGAACAAAATCGCAAGGAGTACCCACATTTTTATTAG
- the LOC107491915 gene encoding SKP1-like protein 11 isoform X4 yields MELLCIRQWISGLLPTWLSAWCIKPVGGALVRQEPEYILLALMGSPLKKIMLCSSEKEIFSVEEQVMVQHSVIINNMIEDGSYNHEESKIPLDCVDSKTLKKVIDYCTHHTHHHNDNQEDLEAWDAQFLNVDSNGLYDLLMAANYLEIRNLLDLIYGTIKNMIKGKKIDEIRRIFNIKDHGFTPEEEEQNRKEYPHFY; encoded by the exons ATGGAGCTTTTGTGCATCAGACAATGGATAAGTGGCCTTCTTCCAACC TGGCTTAGTGCATGGTGCATAAAACCTGTTGGTGGAGCACTTGTTAGGCAGGAACCAGAATATATCTTACTAGCCT tgaTGGGTTCGCCGTTGAAGAAGATCATGCTATGCAGTTCGGAAAAGGAGATTTTCAGTGTGGAAGAACAAGTGATGGTGCAACATTCGGTGATCATAAACAACATGATTGAAGATGGGTCGTACAACCATGAAGAGAGCAAGATTCCATTGGATTGCGTCGACTCCAAGACTCTCAAGAAGGTCATCGATTATTGTACACACCACACTCACCACCACAACGACAACCAAGAAGATCTTGAGGCTTGGGATGCTCAATTTCTCAATGTTGATTCTAACGGCCTTTATGATTTGTTGATG GCAGCAAATTATCTTGAGATTAGAAATCTCTTGGATCTGATATACggaactataaaaaatatgataaagggaaagaaaatagaTGAGATACGCAGAATCTTCAACATCAAAGATCATGGCTTCACTCCTGAAGAGGAAGAACAAAATCGCAAGGAGTACCCACATTTTTATTAG
- the LOC107491915 gene encoding SKP1-like protein 11 isoform X2, producing MDKWPSSNLLDLLIEIMSIKEKWLSAWCIKPVGGALVRQEPEYILLALMGSPLKKIMLCSSEKEIFSVEEQVMVQHSVIINNMIEDGSYNHEESKIPLDCVDSKTLKKVIDYCTHHTHHHNDNQEDLEAWDAQFLNVDSNGLYDLLMAANYLEIRNLLDLIYGTIKNMIKGKKIDEIRRIFNIKDHGFTPEEEEQNRKEYPHFY from the exons ATGGATAAGTGGCCTTCTTCCAACC TTCTTGATTTACTAATTGAAATCATGTCAATTAAAGAGAAGTGGCTTAGTGCATGGTGCATAAAACCTGTTGGTGGAGCACTTGTTAGGCAGGAACCAGAATATATCTTACTAGCCT tgaTGGGTTCGCCGTTGAAGAAGATCATGCTATGCAGTTCGGAAAAGGAGATTTTCAGTGTGGAAGAACAAGTGATGGTGCAACATTCGGTGATCATAAACAACATGATTGAAGATGGGTCGTACAACCATGAAGAGAGCAAGATTCCATTGGATTGCGTCGACTCCAAGACTCTCAAGAAGGTCATCGATTATTGTACACACCACACTCACCACCACAACGACAACCAAGAAGATCTTGAGGCTTGGGATGCTCAATTTCTCAATGTTGATTCTAACGGCCTTTATGATTTGTTGATG GCAGCAAATTATCTTGAGATTAGAAATCTCTTGGATCTGATATACggaactataaaaaatatgataaagggaaagaaaatagaTGAGATACGCAGAATCTTCAACATCAAAGATCATGGCTTCACTCCTGAAGAGGAAGAACAAAATCGCAAGGAGTACCCACATTTTTATTAG
- the LOC107491915 gene encoding SKP1-like protein 11 isoform X5, producing MDKWPSSNQKWLSAWCIKPVGGALVRQEPEYILLALMGSPLKKIMLCSSEKEIFSVEEQVMVQHSVIINNMIEDGSYNHEESKIPLDCVDSKTLKKVIDYCTHHTHHHNDNQEDLEAWDAQFLNVDSNGLYDLLMAANYLEIRNLLDLIYGTIKNMIKGKKIDEIRRIFNIKDHGFTPEEEEQNRKEYPHFY from the exons ATGGATAAGTGGCCTTCTTCCAACC AGAAGTGGCTTAGTGCATGGTGCATAAAACCTGTTGGTGGAGCACTTGTTAGGCAGGAACCAGAATATATCTTACTAGCCT tgaTGGGTTCGCCGTTGAAGAAGATCATGCTATGCAGTTCGGAAAAGGAGATTTTCAGTGTGGAAGAACAAGTGATGGTGCAACATTCGGTGATCATAAACAACATGATTGAAGATGGGTCGTACAACCATGAAGAGAGCAAGATTCCATTGGATTGCGTCGACTCCAAGACTCTCAAGAAGGTCATCGATTATTGTACACACCACACTCACCACCACAACGACAACCAAGAAGATCTTGAGGCTTGGGATGCTCAATTTCTCAATGTTGATTCTAACGGCCTTTATGATTTGTTGATG GCAGCAAATTATCTTGAGATTAGAAATCTCTTGGATCTGATATACggaactataaaaaatatgataaagggaaagaaaatagaTGAGATACGCAGAATCTTCAACATCAAAGATCATGGCTTCACTCCTGAAGAGGAAGAACAAAATCGCAAGGAGTACCCACATTTTTATTAG
- the LOC107491915 gene encoding SKP1-like protein 11 isoform X7: MDKWPSSNLMGSPLKKIMLCSSEKEIFSVEEQVMVQHSVIINNMIEDGSYNHEESKIPLDCVDSKTLKKVIDYCTHHTHHHNDNQEDLEAWDAQFLNVDSNGLYDLLMAANYLEIRNLLDLIYGTIKNMIKGKKIDEIRRIFNIKDHGFTPEEEEQNRKEYPHFY; this comes from the exons ATGGATAAGTGGCCTTCTTCCAACC tgaTGGGTTCGCCGTTGAAGAAGATCATGCTATGCAGTTCGGAAAAGGAGATTTTCAGTGTGGAAGAACAAGTGATGGTGCAACATTCGGTGATCATAAACAACATGATTGAAGATGGGTCGTACAACCATGAAGAGAGCAAGATTCCATTGGATTGCGTCGACTCCAAGACTCTCAAGAAGGTCATCGATTATTGTACACACCACACTCACCACCACAACGACAACCAAGAAGATCTTGAGGCTTGGGATGCTCAATTTCTCAATGTTGATTCTAACGGCCTTTATGATTTGTTGATG GCAGCAAATTATCTTGAGATTAGAAATCTCTTGGATCTGATATACggaactataaaaaatatgataaagggaaagaaaatagaTGAGATACGCAGAATCTTCAACATCAAAGATCATGGCTTCACTCCTGAAGAGGAAGAACAAAATCGCAAGGAGTACCCACATTTTTATTAG